The Chroicocephalus ridibundus chromosome 2, bChrRid1.1, whole genome shotgun sequence genome includes a region encoding these proteins:
- the CFAP418 gene encoding cilia- and flagella-associated protein 418 — MAEDLDQLLDEVERRLCRLPGQGAAGGHRDGDGQEEEQTAKEGRSAKLLMSAGSSEEDIDDIIDEICNDSSFAKTPLKLKSKSASLTPESNSVVVQTHRKRCCPVYLGGSSSPCGIGTNVSKRTCDQLRCTACDFRVSLFNGYIWDQSCDYLFFRNNMPELSKLRAKMIKKKGARAYACQCSWRSIDELTDLQTDQQLRWVCGKHAE; from the exons ATGGCGGAGGACCTGGACCAGTTACTGGATGAAGTGGAGAGGCGGCTCTGCCGCCTGCCGGGGCAGGGCGCGGCGGGTGGCCACCGGGACGGCGAtggccaggaggaggagcagaCGGCGAAGGAGGGCAG atcaGCTAAACTGTTAATGAGTGCTGGCAGCAGTGAAGAAGATATAGATGACATTATTGACGAAATCTGTAATGACAGCAGCTTTGCCAAAACACCTCTG aaattgaaGTCTAAGTCTGCAAGTCTCACACCTGAAAGCAACAGTGTTGTTGTACAGACTCATAGGAAAAG ATGCTGTCCAGTGTATCTGGGTGGAAGCTCTTCACCATGTGGCATAGGAACAAATGTTTCAAAAAG AACTTGTGATCAGCTTCGTTGTACTGCTTGTGACTTCCGTGTGTCACTTTTCAATGGCTACATCTGGGATCAGTCCTGTGATTACCTTTTTTTCAG GAATAACATGCCTGAGCTCAGTAAACTAAGAGCAAAGATGATAAAGAAGAAAGGAGCACGAGCATATGCTTGTCAGTGCAGCTGGAGATCCATTGATGAACTAACTGACCTCCAAACAGACCAGCAGCTTCGGTGGGTTTGTGGTAAACATGCAGAATGA